A genome region from Pseudodesulfovibrio alkaliphilus includes the following:
- the fliS gene encoding flagellar export chaperone FliS has protein sequence MTNPARAYLTTQVETTTQGELLIMLYDAAIKFLKRARIEMENKDYAKKGIYISKAMAIIHELAESLNKEKGGDITPKLNQLYMFCTSQLLKANIRMDIKMIDDVIRILDGLRSAYAQIIPGQAGKSNPAQTVQRPAPPPVPGMGSMPAMTANSMAGRPQATSPAAAASTPSLGPAAREAAQPAAPEVQAGPEQSTQPDQKKQPQQAPPSLAEPPKLRTAFNAAKLRAANAYTNNNR, from the coding sequence ATGACCAACCCCGCAAGGGCATATCTCACCACCCAGGTCGAAACGACCACGCAGGGCGAACTGCTGATCATGCTTTATGATGCGGCGATCAAGTTCCTCAAACGCGCCAGGATCGAAATGGAGAACAAGGACTACGCCAAAAAGGGCATATACATCTCCAAGGCCATGGCCATCATCCACGAGCTGGCCGAAAGCCTGAATAAGGAAAAGGGCGGCGACATCACGCCCAAGCTGAACCAGCTTTACATGTTCTGCACCTCGCAGTTGCTCAAGGCCAACATCCGCATGGACATCAAGATGATTGATGATGTCATCAGAATTCTCGACGGACTTCGCTCGGCCTATGCCCAGATCATTCCGGGGCAGGCGGGCAAGAGCAACCCAGCCCAGACCGTGCAACGACCAGCCCCGCCGCCCGTGCCCGGCATGGGCTCAATGCCGGCCATGACAGCCAACTCCATGGCGGGCAGGCCCCAGGCGACCAGCCCGGCCGCAGCGGCATCCACGCCGTCACTCGGGCCAGCCGCTCGGGAGGCGGCCCAGCCTGCCGCCCCAGAAGTACAGGCCGGGCCGGAGCAATCGACGCAGCCCGACCAGAAAAAGCAGCCGCAGCAAGCGCCGCCAAGCCTGGCTGAACCGCCAAAGCTGCGCACCGCCTTCAACGCGGCCAAGCTTCGCGCCGCCAACGCCTATACCAATAACAACCGATGA
- the fliD gene encoding flagellar filament capping protein FliD gives MADGTYSSGSINFSGLGNGTDFNKLIEGLLDVERKRITRLENWKSSWQQKNDQFSALNTQMLNLKTTLEEFDTVDEFLKKVVTSTDTTRLTATATSKALETNATIEIGQLASNDVLITASGASSLSTAITSTNTFFKFSYAGETYTINDIPAGTTLENFVNIINSHPDSRSRIRASTVYDGSVYHLQISGLDQGSENQLVISDEGDIIFGGSSFRETQNAVNAQIRVNGFPSAGGGWIERSSNSITDVLEGLTLNLHDAEPGRTIKLTTTTDTAGIRGTIDKFVSSVNEIRAQIIKLTKVNDDGEGSILTGNYGVDMIAQKLKNITADIGIGFTVWDPENMTGDRFSALSQLGIMTDAEQGSPTYGLLKINEDMFEKAMAENDPEAIAKLFAANNFGESQSPDFTFSSLIEGTTKPGAYKVEVVSDGTKIISATINGEEASIDGWEITGKSGNALGMAVRLDNISAGTHSGTVSIKTGKVGEMIEELKELTKPYSKFTFEGGPLSVLQDNYKDIMNSIDDKIAFETKRINKMETNLKLKFARLDALLGQYERIQGQLGSSIAQLDA, from the coding sequence ATGGCAGACGGAACATACTCCTCTGGTTCGATCAATTTCTCCGGCCTGGGAAACGGCACGGACTTCAACAAGCTCATCGAGGGGCTCCTTGATGTCGAGCGCAAACGTATCACCCGGCTTGAAAACTGGAAAAGCTCCTGGCAGCAAAAGAACGACCAGTTCTCCGCCCTCAACACGCAGATGCTCAACCTCAAGACAACCCTTGAGGAGTTCGACACTGTCGATGAATTTCTGAAGAAGGTCGTGACCAGCACCGACACCACGCGGCTCACGGCCACGGCCACGAGCAAGGCGCTGGAGACCAACGCCACCATCGAAATCGGCCAGCTCGCGTCCAACGATGTGCTCATCACGGCCTCGGGAGCCAGCTCGCTGAGCACCGCCATCACCTCGACCAACACGTTCTTCAAATTCTCGTACGCTGGCGAGACATACACCATCAACGACATCCCGGCGGGAACAACCCTCGAGAACTTCGTCAATATCATCAACAGCCACCCCGACTCCCGCAGCCGCATCCGGGCCTCCACAGTGTACGACGGCTCGGTCTACCATCTGCAGATCAGCGGGCTCGACCAGGGCAGCGAAAACCAGCTGGTCATCTCGGACGAAGGCGACATCATCTTCGGCGGTTCCTCCTTCCGCGAGACGCAAAACGCGGTCAACGCGCAAATCCGGGTCAACGGTTTTCCCTCTGCGGGCGGCGGCTGGATAGAGCGTTCGTCCAACTCCATTACTGACGTGCTCGAAGGACTCACCCTCAACCTGCACGACGCCGAGCCGGGCCGCACCATCAAACTGACCACGACCACGGACACGGCGGGGATCCGCGGGACCATCGACAAATTCGTCAGCTCGGTCAACGAGATCCGCGCCCAGATCATCAAGCTGACCAAGGTCAACGACGACGGCGAGGGCTCCATCCTCACCGGCAACTACGGCGTTGACATGATCGCCCAAAAACTCAAGAACATCACGGCCGACATCGGAATCGGCTTCACGGTTTGGGACCCGGAGAACATGACCGGAGACCGATTCTCGGCCCTTTCCCAGCTTGGCATCATGACCGACGCGGAACAGGGTTCCCCAACCTACGGTCTGCTCAAGATCAATGAGGACATGTTTGAAAAGGCCATGGCCGAGAACGATCCCGAGGCCATTGCCAAGCTCTTTGCAGCCAACAACTTCGGCGAAAGCCAGTCCCCTGATTTTACCTTCTCATCCCTGATCGAAGGCACCACCAAACCCGGCGCCTACAAGGTGGAGGTGGTCAGCGACGGCACCAAGATCATCAGCGCCACCATCAACGGCGAAGAGGCATCCATCGACGGGTGGGAAATCACAGGCAAGTCGGGCAATGCGCTGGGCATGGCCGTGCGCCTTGACAACATCTCGGCCGGAACCCACTCGGGGACAGTCTCCATCAAGACCGGCAAGGTCGGCGAGATGATCGAGGAACTCAAAGAGCTGACCAAGCCCTACAGTAAATTCACCTTCGAAGGCGGCCCCCTCTCGGTCCTGCAGGACAACTACAAAGACATCATGAACTCCATCGACGACAAGATCGCCTTTGAGACAAAGCGCATCAATAAGATGGAGACCAACCTCAAACTCAAATTCGCGCGCCTTGATGCGCTGCTTGGCCAGTACGAACGAATCCAGGGGCAGCTTGGCTCCTCAATCGCACAACTGGACGCATAG
- a CDS encoding YIP1 family protein, with protein MEILCPHCQFSREVDESKIPARSQIATCPKCQTKFKFRDLPDEEDFALENPEPSRQDDAALASDKRETLHRETDSGHDADMEPANGIEMDPAPRDEPQSMPRVEPEDAFPGLPGDDDTAGQEKHERPARDNADAEDDALWNRLNDMRPPRTGHRSDRDQPEQANSGPEPIPGWTGEFNESFPDPMDDNPTDHSVDETMGEAGPQVPPPFEQLDRYGFFPGLFLTVKLILRTPRLFFAVMPVGGGLAKPLTFTILVTMIQGLAQYFWQAAGLSTSMGAASPEAGGGAAEALMMLLFMPAIIAAGQFAITGVYHLLMIAMRADSQGFEGTFRALAYANAPLILGVFPMPGMQVEIGWMGIVAVWVLILTIIGLKYIHKASYSKVVPVALIPLLLGLIGGIMAYYSQLATI; from the coding sequence ATGGAAATACTTTGCCCGCACTGCCAGTTCAGCCGCGAGGTTGACGAGTCGAAAATCCCGGCCCGTTCCCAGATCGCCACCTGTCCCAAGTGTCAGACCAAATTCAAATTCCGCGACCTCCCGGACGAGGAGGATTTCGCGCTGGAAAACCCGGAGCCCTCCCGTCAGGATGACGCGGCCCTGGCCAGCGACAAACGGGAAACCCTACACCGCGAGACCGACAGCGGCCATGACGCGGACATGGAACCGGCCAACGGGATCGAAATGGACCCCGCGCCAAGGGATGAACCGCAATCCATGCCAAGGGTCGAACCCGAAGACGCCTTCCCCGGCCTGCCCGGGGACGACGACACGGCAGGACAGGAAAAGCACGAACGGCCAGCCAGGGACAATGCCGACGCCGAAGACGACGCACTCTGGAACCGGCTCAACGACATGCGGCCACCCCGGACAGGACACCGCTCCGACAGGGACCAACCGGAACAGGCCAACTCCGGCCCCGAGCCTATTCCGGGCTGGACCGGCGAATTCAACGAATCTTTCCCGGACCCCATGGACGATAACCCGACTGACCACAGCGTCGACGAAACAATGGGCGAGGCCGGCCCCCAGGTGCCTCCGCCTTTCGAACAGCTCGACCGCTACGGATTCTTCCCCGGCCTGTTCCTGACCGTCAAACTGATCCTGCGCACACCCCGCCTCTTCTTCGCGGTCATGCCGGTGGGCGGCGGACTGGCCAAACCCTTGACCTTCACCATCCTGGTGACCATGATCCAGGGACTGGCGCAATACTTCTGGCAGGCGGCCGGACTGTCCACCTCCATGGGAGCGGCCTCGCCCGAAGCCGGAGGCGGCGCGGCCGAGGCACTGATGATGCTGCTGTTCATGCCCGCCATCATCGCGGCCGGGCAGTTCGCCATCACGGGCGTCTACCATCTGCTGATGATCGCGATGCGGGCCGACAGCCAAGGCTTCGAAGGCACATTCCGCGCCCTGGCCTACGCCAACGCCCCGCTCATCCTGGGCGTCTTCCCCATGCCCGGAATGCAGGTGGAGATAGGCTGGATGGGCATCGTTGCCGTCTGGGTGCTCATCCTGACCATCATCGGCCTCAAATACATCCACAAGGCCAGTTATTCCAAGGTGGTGCCCGTGGCCCTCATCCC
- a CDS encoding glycosyltransferase family protein produces MPHPAPYTAHPLTEPDGLVDVRIQINGKTWHLWGRKGQEREQTLAATVEPGRLPVLIGAGLGHCLRSLAALGGPVAVVDRETSIEKITGVRRQMEEHPAVTWVDDGEPQAVLDRLQRWRAAHGHAPPQPMIIPLYQRLDPAYYGSIAHALKAEAKADFRAEAAYPKFRSKMPRVLFLDSSYFLCGEIVAALARLDTPHRTLPLGRTATGSTRFIEDLLHAVLDFRPDFVLTVNHFGLDREGRLAGLLAELGLPLASWFVDNPALILHDYAHPGADNTAVFTFDAGNLAMLRSRGFARVQYLPLATDPERFRPGLGTTAPPQWAARVSFVGNSMAGPVARTLEIATLPEAMRDQYPEVAAEFGASGQTDVRGFLLSRRPDWRTALDELPTPERRLALESLLTWEATRQYRLACVRSILGFSPLIVGDEGWLPQLGRSNDWRRLSPLDYYADLPRFYPLSEVSLNCTSRQMAGAVNQRVFDVPACGGFVLTDRREQMDDLFEPGTEVIAYDSPDEIPALTAELLADPARRENVSSAARARILAEHTYDLRLRTLLAAMRETFGG; encoded by the coding sequence ATGCCACACCCCGCACCCTACACAGCCCATCCCCTCACCGAGCCTGACGGCCTCGTGGATGTCCGCATCCAGATCAACGGCAAGACCTGGCACCTCTGGGGCCGCAAGGGGCAAGAGCGCGAACAGACCCTGGCCGCGACCGTGGAGCCGGGCCGTCTGCCGGTGCTCATCGGGGCCGGGCTCGGCCACTGTCTGCGCTCTCTCGCCGCGCTGGGCGGCCCGGTGGCCGTGGTGGATCGCGAAACCTCCATTGAAAAGATCACCGGGGTACGCCGCCAAATGGAAGAACACCCGGCCGTGACCTGGGTCGACGATGGTGAGCCACAGGCCGTGCTGGACCGGCTCCAGCGCTGGCGTGCCGCCCATGGCCACGCCCCGCCGCAGCCGATGATCATCCCCCTGTATCAAAGACTCGATCCGGCCTATTACGGCTCCATCGCCCATGCTCTCAAAGCAGAGGCGAAAGCGGACTTCCGTGCCGAAGCCGCCTATCCCAAATTCCGCTCGAAGATGCCGCGTGTCCTGTTCCTCGACTCCAGCTACTTCCTGTGCGGGGAGATTGTGGCCGCCCTGGCCCGGCTCGACACTCCCCACCGCACCCTGCCCCTCGGGCGCACCGCCACCGGCAGCACCCGGTTCATCGAAGACCTGCTCCATGCCGTTCTTGACTTCCGGCCCGACTTCGTGCTGACCGTCAACCACTTCGGCCTCGACCGCGAGGGACGGCTGGCCGGTCTTCTGGCCGAGCTGGGACTCCCCCTGGCGTCCTGGTTTGTGGACAATCCGGCCCTCATCCTGCACGACTACGCCCACCCCGGAGCGGACAACACGGCGGTCTTCACCTTTGACGCGGGCAACCTTGCCATGTTGCGTTCCCGGGGTTTCGCCCGCGTACAATACCTGCCCCTGGCCACGGACCCTGAGCGGTTCCGCCCGGGACTCGGCACGACCGCTCCGCCGCAGTGGGCCGCCAGGGTCTCCTTTGTGGGCAACTCCATGGCAGGCCCAGTGGCCCGGACACTGGAGATCGCGACTCTTCCCGAAGCCATGCGGGACCAATACCCGGAGGTGGCTGCCGAGTTCGGCGCATCAGGCCAGACCGATGTACGGGGCTTCCTCCTGTCCCGGCGCCCCGACTGGCGCACCGCCCTTGACGAACTGCCCACCCCCGAGCGCCGACTGGCCCTGGAGTCGCTGCTCACCTGGGAAGCCACGCGCCAATACCGGCTGGCCTGCGTCCGGTCCATCCTCGGCTTTTCCCCGCTCATCGTGGGCGACGAGGGCTGGCTGCCCCAGCTCGGCCGTTCTAACGACTGGCGCAGACTGTCGCCGCTGGACTACTATGCTGATCTGCCCCGCTTCTACCCCCTCAGCGAGGTCAGCCTCAACTGCACCAGCCGCCAGATGGCCGGGGCGGTCAACCAGCGGGTCTTCGACGTTCCGGCCTGCGGCGGATTCGTGCTCACCGACAGGCGCGAGCAGATGGACGATCTCTTCGAGCCGGGAACCGAGGTCATCGCCTATGACAGCCCGGACGAGATCCCGGCCCTGACTGCCGAGCTGCTGGCCGACCCGGCCCGGCGCGAAAACGTCTCAAGCGCCGCCCGTGCGCGCATCCTGGCCGAGCACACCTATGATCTCCGGCTGCGCACCCTGCTTGCAGCCATGCGCGAGACCTTCGGCGGCTGA
- a CDS encoding glycosyl transferase family 2, whose translation MSVSLLATYTDAVLDFALGAPPSATPIPRPAKPSDEDIAAFVRRTLRLAEKSGADRLVLLGLGSGAIPAALKAAMPETMALTVCEMDPDAARAFLDANPDWRDSSERACVIADASPWAQLCLLALSGANAQNSATALTPDLEATDRARLQSLQRLFVSARPHQALNSALLSHVAVQAPDLSVGVILSPDEPGLDDFFGQFPDWVREVVVIWDAENIPDRAYACAAPMRHLARPLDDFATQRNHMLAHCSGDWVLYLDGDECFSQDVWSLFTALMLIKRLEACYFPRMTLYPDESRCKVGFGLWPDLQLRLFRNRPGLRFERPVHERLCGISGRTALALDAPILHLSRIRKTPEQLAAKLERFRQAGGPVHRLNSEYPHLPRTLFPEAAFISGALQTLLLEDNPA comes from the coding sequence ATGAGCGTCTCCCTCCTCGCCACATACACCGACGCGGTACTCGACTTCGCTCTTGGGGCGCCGCCCTCCGCCACCCCGATACCACGCCCCGCCAAACCCTCGGACGAGGACATCGCCGCCTTTGTCCGGCGCACCCTCCGGCTGGCCGAAAAAAGCGGCGCGGATCGCCTCGTGCTGCTGGGTCTCGGCTCGGGCGCCATCCCCGCAGCCCTCAAGGCCGCCATGCCTGAAACCATGGCCCTGACCGTCTGCGAGATGGACCCGGACGCGGCCCGCGCCTTTCTGGACGCCAACCCGGACTGGCGCGACAGCTCGGAACGGGCCTGCGTCATCGCCGACGCCTCGCCCTGGGCGCAGCTGTGTCTGCTGGCTCTCTCGGGTGCCAACGCCCAAAACAGCGCCACAGCCCTGACCCCGGACCTGGAAGCCACGGACCGGGCACGGCTCCAGTCCCTGCAACGCCTCTTTGTCAGCGCCCGGCCGCATCAGGCCCTCAACAGCGCCCTGCTCAGCCATGTGGCGGTTCAGGCACCGGACTTGAGCGTGGGCGTAATCCTCAGCCCGGACGAGCCCGGACTTGACGACTTCTTCGGCCAGTTTCCAGACTGGGTTCGCGAGGTGGTGGTGATATGGGACGCAGAAAATATCCCGGACCGCGCCTACGCCTGCGCCGCTCCGATGCGTCATCTGGCCCGCCCCCTGGACGATTTCGCCACCCAGCGCAACCACATGCTTGCTCACTGCTCGGGCGACTGGGTTCTCTACCTTGACGGCGACGAGTGCTTCAGCCAGGATGTCTGGAGCCTGTTCACCGCGCTCATGCTCATCAAACGCCTTGAAGCATGCTATTTTCCGCGCATGACCCTGTATCCCGACGAGAGCCGCTGCAAGGTTGGCTTCGGCCTGTGGCCCGATCTTCAGTTGCGGCTGTTCAGAAACCGCCCCGGTTTGCGCTTCGAGCGACCTGTTCACGAGCGCCTGTGCGGCATCTCGGGCCGCACCGCCCTGGCCCTGGACGCGCCCATCCTGCACCTGAGCCGGATACGCAAGACCCCGGAACAACTGGCAGCCAAGCTTGAGCGCTTCCGTCAGGCAGGCGGCCCGGTCCATCGACTGAACAGCGAATACCCCCATCTGCCGCGCACCCTGTTTCCCGAGGCGGCCTTCATCTCGGGCGCATTGCAGACCCTGCTGCTGGAGGACAACCCGGCCTGA
- a CDS encoding glycosyltransferase family 4 protein, translating into MPHSPVRVLHIVNTLGLGGTEKAMQLFLAHLDKNRFQPAVFSPQDGPRARQIRALGVKTFIGGDLLTELQRLKPAIVHIHRAGWPETHTLRTIRLARVPVVVETNVFGRHDPSSSAEVIDHTLFVSRFCLERYARHTGISPTAHRYSVLPNPVDTDTLNAASPSKRDFTAMAAARVSRPDPGKWSRLALDFVPEVVRAIPNFRYHIVGAIPDAVNFARTKGLDRHMVFHDTLASDTDIAAFLAPVSLLAHANDTGESFGLVIAEAMACGLPVVTHPCPGMRDNAQLELVEHGVTGLVASNATEYAKAVIRLLTHPEEAQRMGRAGREKIAALCRAQTVTARLETLYQDLLARKGIPS; encoded by the coding sequence ATGCCCCATTCCCCTGTCCGCGTTCTGCACATCGTCAACACCCTCGGGCTCGGCGGGACTGAAAAGGCCATGCAGCTTTTCCTTGCCCACCTGGACAAGAACCGCTTCCAACCCGCCGTCTTTTCTCCCCAGGACGGCCCGCGTGCCCGCCAGATCAGGGCTCTGGGCGTCAAGACATTCATCGGCGGCGACCTGCTGACCGAACTCCAGCGGCTCAAACCGGCCATCGTACACATCCACCGCGCAGGCTGGCCCGAAACGCACACCCTGCGGACAATCCGCCTGGCCAGAGTGCCCGTTGTGGTGGAAACCAATGTCTTTGGCAGGCACGACCCCAGCTCTTCTGCGGAAGTCATCGACCACACCCTGTTCGTTTCGCGCTTCTGCCTTGAACGCTATGCCCGGCACACGGGCATTTCACCGACCGCACATCGGTACTCGGTCCTGCCCAACCCCGTGGACACCGACACCCTCAATGCCGCGTCGCCTTCAAAGCGCGATTTCACCGCCATGGCGGCGGCACGCGTCTCGCGGCCCGATCCGGGCAAATGGTCGCGGTTGGCGCTGGATTTCGTCCCCGAAGTGGTCCGGGCCATCCCGAACTTTCGCTACCATATCGTCGGGGCCATCCCCGATGCCGTGAACTTTGCCCGGACAAAGGGCCTTGATCGTCACATGGTCTTTCACGACACCCTGGCCTCGGACACCGACATCGCCGCCTTTCTCGCCCCGGTCTCCCTGCTGGCCCACGCCAACGATACCGGCGAGTCCTTCGGGCTGGTCATTGCCGAGGCCATGGCCTGCGGCCTACCCGTAGTCACCCACCCCTGCCCCGGCATGCGCGACAACGCCCAGCTCGAACTGGTGGAACACGGCGTCACCGGACTGGTGGCCAGCAACGCCACAGAATACGCCAAAGCGGTAATCCGCCTCCTCACCCACCCGGAGGAGGCGCAGCGCATGGGACGGGCCGGACGCGAAAAAATCGCCGCCCTCTGCAGGGCGCAGACGGTGACGGCACGACTCGAAACCCTGTACCAGGACTTGCTCGCCCGCAAAGGAATACCATCATGA
- a CDS encoding flagellin, translating to MSLVINNNLMAMNAARNLGSSYGALELSTRRLSSGLRITTAADDAAGLAVRELMRADITSLTQGIRNANDAISLIQTADGALAVIDEKLIRMKELAMQAATGTYNSDQRLIIDSEYQAMASEITRIANSTDFNGIYLLNGNLSGEHIGSGLATTGQLKVHFGTGNDCSEDYYYIQIDNATASALGVGSGIGSGAGHSISTQAMAQAALDVLNNAIISKDKIRANLGALQNRLENTVTVLETQALNVSAAESRISDVDVAQEMTQFVRNQIMTQAAVSMLAQANSLPRMALSLIG from the coding sequence ATGTCCCTGGTTATCAACAACAACCTGATGGCGATGAACGCCGCCCGCAACCTCGGCTCTTCGTACGGAGCCCTGGAACTTTCCACCCGTCGTCTGTCCTCCGGCCTGCGCATCACCACGGCCGCGGATGACGCCGCCGGTCTGGCAGTCCGCGAACTCATGCGCGCGGACATCACCTCCCTGACGCAGGGTATCCGCAACGCCAACGACGCCATCTCCCTCATCCAGACGGCTGACGGCGCCCTGGCCGTCATCGACGAAAAGCTGATCCGCATGAAGGAACTGGCCATGCAGGCGGCCACGGGTACTTACAACTCCGACCAGCGCCTGATCATCGACTCCGAGTACCAGGCCATGGCCTCGGAAATCACCCGTATCGCCAACTCCACGGACTTCAACGGCATCTATCTGCTCAACGGCAACCTCTCCGGCGAACACATCGGCTCCGGCCTGGCCACCACAGGCCAGTTGAAGGTCCACTTCGGTACTGGCAACGACTGCTCCGAGGACTACTACTACATCCAGATCGACAACGCCACGGCCTCGGCCCTGGGTGTCGGCTCCGGCATCGGAAGCGGCGCTGGCCATTCGATCTCGACCCAGGCCATGGCGCAGGCGGCTCTGGATGTCCTGAACAACGCCATCATCTCCAAGGACAAGATCCGCGCCAACCTCGGTGCCCTGCAGAACAGGCTGGAGAACACCGTGACCGTTCTGGAAACCCAGGCACTGAACGTCTCGGCTGCCGAGTCGCGCATCTCGGACGTGGACGTGGCCCAGGAGATGACCCAGTTCGTCCGCAACCAGATCATGACCCAGGCCGCCGTCTCCATGCTGGCCCAGGCCAACTCCCTGCCGAGGATGGCCCTGTCCCTCATCGGCTAG